Proteins from a single region of Mucilaginibacter daejeonensis:
- a CDS encoding transglycosylase domain-containing protein: protein MHRLTSKKYLRIAGIVLGVLVLIGVIAGYVAYTKRSALLQKAIYKATAKAKRDHNLDVKIGSAQFTGLSTVAFHDITVVPFQRDTLFHINDLSVSVKLMPLVLGEVKLSDVILKDGFLSLISKNGVRNFDFLFRKKKDSTSTKSTSGLNEFADNLINEVLYKIPDNLDLRNFRITFADDSNQVKLMARKARIYDGDLTSTIEVNDRESVWHFAGKMHPSDKEIDVKLYADGKKVELPLIEKKFKLKFNFDTLTTRLNKVEHGSNETQVYTYCSVKNLLVNHPALSARDVVVPDGSIDANVFVGDKYVALDSSSVIHLKKLNIHPYLKYKIRPVKMYTLKVHTDWQDAQDFFDSFPQGLFESLEGIQVAGKLRYNAHLFLDTSNPDDVQFESGLAKQDFRILKFGKVDLGRLNREFVYTPYEKGKPMPPRTIGPSNPNYTPITEISPNLRYAVMTAEDPSFLTNNGFVQESLRKSIAEDFKEKRFKRGGSTISMQLVKNAFLVRQKTLTRKFEEILIVWLIQNGRIMTKDRMLEVYFNIIEWGRNIYGIGEASRYYFAKSPAELTLGESIYLASIVPNPKNGLYAFEPDGSLRYRLHGYFRLIGNLMAKRGWTQPDSSAYGFYSVRLKESLRPKMPITDTAAVDSLLQNNPDDEGAGGMMLPGEAQQTKEEDRPGFFKRLFGGGKKDSTDRKKEALADSADAAKKRERDAKREQKRLDKERRKELRERGLL from the coding sequence ATGCATCGCCTCACCTCCAAAAAATACCTTCGCATTGCCGGGATCGTACTCGGTGTGCTCGTTCTTATCGGCGTTATAGCTGGTTACGTGGCATACACCAAACGGAGCGCACTGCTGCAAAAAGCCATTTACAAAGCTACGGCTAAAGCTAAGCGTGATCATAATTTAGATGTCAAAATAGGCTCGGCCCAATTTACCGGCCTCAGCACCGTGGCCTTTCATGACATCACGGTGGTGCCCTTTCAGCGCGATACCCTCTTCCATATCAATGACCTTTCGGTAAGTGTGAAGCTGATGCCCCTTGTACTGGGCGAGGTCAAACTGTCTGACGTGATCCTGAAAGATGGCTTCCTGAGCCTGATCAGCAAGAACGGCGTACGCAACTTCGATTTCCTTTTCCGTAAAAAGAAGGACAGCACCAGCACCAAAAGCACTTCAGGACTTAATGAATTTGCCGACAACCTCATTAACGAGGTACTGTACAAGATCCCCGACAACCTTGACCTCCGCAACTTCAGGATCACCTTTGCCGATGATAGCAACCAGGTAAAGCTGATGGCACGCAAGGCCCGCATTTACGATGGTGACCTGACCTCGACCATTGAGGTGAATGACCGCGAATCGGTTTGGCACTTTGCCGGCAAGATGCACCCGAGCGATAAAGAGATCGACGTGAAGCTTTATGCCGATGGCAAAAAGGTAGAGCTGCCCCTCATCGAGAAAAAATTCAAGCTTAAATTTAACTTTGATACGCTGACCACCCGCCTTAACAAGGTAGAGCACGGCAGCAATGAAACGCAGGTGTACACCTACTGTTCGGTCAAGAACCTGCTGGTGAACCACCCTGCCCTATCGGCCCGTGATGTGGTGGTGCCCGATGGCTCCATAGATGCGAACGTTTTTGTAGGTGATAAGTATGTGGCGCTCGACAGCTCCTCAGTGATCCACCTGAAGAAACTGAACATTCACCCTTACCTTAAATACAAGATCAGGCCGGTGAAAATGTACACGCTTAAGGTACATACCGACTGGCAGGATGCGCAAGACTTTTTTGATTCGTTCCCACAAGGCTTGTTCGAATCTTTAGAGGGTATACAGGTAGCCGGTAAGCTGCGTTACAATGCCCACTTGTTCCTGGACACCTCTAACCCTGATGATGTTCAATTTGAATCGGGCCTGGCCAAGCAGGACTTCAGGATACTAAAATTTGGCAAGGTGGACCTGGGTCGTTTGAACCGCGAGTTCGTTTACACCCCTTACGAGAAGGGTAAGCCTATGCCGCCGCGCACTATCGGTCCATCGAACCCTAATTACACGCCGATCACCGAAATATCGCCCAACCTGCGTTATGCGGTCATGACCGCCGAAGATCCATCGTTCCTGACCAATAATGGGTTCGTGCAGGAGTCGTTACGTAAATCCATTGCCGAGGACTTTAAAGAAAAGCGCTTTAAACGTGGTGGTAGTACCATATCTATGCAGTTGGTGAAGAACGCCTTTTTGGTGCGCCAAAAAACGCTCACCCGCAAATTTGAGGAGATACTCATCGTGTGGCTGATCCAAAATGGCCGCATCATGACCAAGGACCGCATGCTGGAGGTTTACTTCAATATCATTGAATGGGGCCGCAATATTTACGGTATCGGTGAGGCGTCGCGCTATTATTTTGCCAAATCGCCTGCTGAGCTAACCCTGGGTGAGAGTATCTATTTAGCCAGCATCGTTCCTAACCCTAAGAATGGCCTGTATGCCTTTGAGCCTGATGGATCATTACGTTACCGCTTGCATGGCTATTTCAGACTCATTGGTAACCTGATGGCCAAACGAGGCTGGACGCAACCTGATAGCAGCGCTTATGGCTTTTATAGCGTAAGGTTAAAAGAGTCACTAAGGCCAAAGATGCCGATCACCGATACTGCAGCAGTTGACAGCCTGTTACAGAACAATCCTGATGACGAAGGTGCCGGTGGCATGATGCTACCTGGCGAAGCACAACAAACCAAAGAGGAAGACCGTCCCGGCTTTTTCAAACGTCTGTTCGGTGGCGGTAAAAAGGACAGCACCGACAGGAAGAAAGAAGCCCTTGCCGACTCGGCCGATGCCGCCAAAAAACGCGAAAGGGATGCCAAGCGTGAACAGAAACGTTTAGACAAAGAACGCCGTAAAGAATTGCGGGAACGGGGGCTATTGTAG
- a CDS encoding RNA polymerase sigma factor has product MQSKLSDIELIEQTLAGDQSAYADLVKRHQRFVFTLAMRFTKTREDAEEVAQDSFIKAYRSLQNFEGHSKFSTWFYSIVYTTAMTFLRKKRLDTSSLDDENNFIQVDNQGGGMDNDLAENRSRSYYLNQAIGQLLPDDALIITLFYMGEQSLEEIAVTLGIEPNNVKVKLFRARQRLKEKLERTLKHEVKELI; this is encoded by the coding sequence ATGCAAAGCAAGCTTTCGGATATTGAACTGATAGAACAGACCCTGGCGGGTGACCAATCGGCCTATGCCGACCTGGTGAAACGCCATCAGCGGTTCGTGTTCACGCTGGCTATGCGCTTTACCAAAACGCGCGAAGATGCGGAAGAGGTAGCGCAAGATAGCTTTATCAAGGCTTACCGCTCTTTACAAAATTTTGAAGGTCATAGCAAGTTCAGCACCTGGTTTTACAGTATCGTGTATACCACCGCCATGACCTTTTTGCGCAAAAAACGTTTAGATACCTCGTCATTAGATGATGAGAACAACTTTATACAAGTAGATAACCAGGGCGGCGGTATGGATAATGACCTGGCCGAGAACCGCTCCCGGTCATACTACCTGAACCAGGCCATTGGGCAGTTATTGCCCGATGATGCCCTGATAATCACCCTGTTCTATATGGGTGAACAGAGTTTAGAAGAAATAGCCGTAACTTTAGGCATTGAGCCTAACAACGTGAAGGTGAAACTATTCAGGGCGCGCCAGCGTTTGAAAGAAAAGCTGGAGCGTACGTTAAAACACGAAGTAAAGGAATTGATATGA
- a CDS encoding NifU family protein, with amino-acid sequence MDLVEEVEKALNTIRPYLEADGGNVSVEEITPEKVVRLKLLGSCGSCPMSITTFKAGIEQAIMKAVPEITGVEAINLTDIDDPNAVLPFNMR; translated from the coding sequence ATGGATCTGGTAGAAGAGGTAGAAAAAGCATTGAACACCATACGCCCATACCTGGAGGCCGATGGCGGCAATGTTTCGGTAGAAGAGATCACCCCTGAAAAGGTGGTGAGGTTAAAGTTACTGGGTTCATGCGGATCATGCCCGATGAGCATCACCACCTTTAAAGCCGGCATTGAGCAGGCCATTATGAAGGCCGTGCCCGAAATAACCGGTGTTGAAGCCATTAACCTTACTGATATAGACGACCCTAACGCGGTGTTGCCTTTCAACATGCGTTAA
- a CDS encoding VOC family protein: MEVKPVFAPVLAIPNGTTDITFYVKAFDAIEVMRYSNDDGSIHVSELSINRAIFHLHEAMPNSGRSTPLQVPSTVYIGLFVNDVQAVFDQAIAAGAKVLTPVTDHDYGYRQGEFEDPFGHRWVIQKVI; encoded by the coding sequence ATGGAAGTTAAACCTGTATTTGCACCGGTGCTGGCCATACCTAACGGCACCACCGATATAACCTTTTATGTTAAGGCCTTTGATGCTATCGAAGTGATGCGCTACAGCAATGATGATGGTAGCATTCACGTATCGGAGCTATCTATAAATCGCGCTATATTTCACCTGCACGAGGCAATGCCTAATTCGGGCCGCAGCACACCTTTGCAAGTGCCTTCTACGGTATACATCGGTCTTTTTGTGAATGATGTACAGGCTGTGTTCGATCAGGCCATCGCTGCCGGCGCCAAAGTGCTTACGCCCGTCACCGATCATGATTACGGATATCGCCAGGGCGAATTCGAAGACCCGTTCGGGCACAGATGGGTCATTCAAAAAGTGATATGA
- a CDS encoding Mrp/NBP35 family ATP-binding protein — MQLTKEQVLQALSNVEEPDLKKDLVTLNMIQDIQIDGNKLAFSVVLTTPACPLKGLIENACRNAISHFISPEVDVTVNMTSQVTTQKNTGVPGVKNIIAVASGKGGVGKSTVAANLALALASTGAQVGLIDADIYGPSVPIMFGLEGARPKATQQNGKTRIEPIEKYGIKLLSIGFFTDPNQPVPWRGPMVSTAVKQLFNDAEWGDLDYLVVDLPPGTGDIHITVTQSFPITGAVIVTTPQNVALADAKKGVGMLMMDSINVPILGVIENMSYFTPAELPDNKYHIFGQGGGLALAELVGAPFLGELPLVRSVSESGDAGKPVVLTDEGVMHKAFVHIAERVAQQIAINNARATNYADVTDR; from the coding sequence ATGCAATTGACCAAAGAACAAGTTTTACAGGCACTTAGTAATGTTGAAGAACCCGATCTGAAAAAGGATCTGGTAACGCTCAACATGATCCAGGATATTCAGATAGACGGTAACAAACTGGCCTTTTCGGTAGTGCTCACCACACCGGCATGCCCCCTCAAAGGGCTGATCGAGAATGCCTGCCGTAATGCCATCAGCCACTTCATCAGCCCCGAGGTGGACGTGACCGTTAACATGACCTCGCAGGTGACCACGCAAAAGAACACCGGTGTGCCGGGCGTTAAAAATATCATTGCCGTGGCCTCAGGTAAAGGCGGGGTAGGTAAGTCTACCGTGGCAGCTAACCTGGCGTTGGCCCTGGCCTCGACCGGTGCGCAGGTAGGTTTGATAGATGCCGACATATACGGTCCATCGGTGCCGATCATGTTCGGGCTTGAGGGCGCACGCCCCAAAGCCACTCAGCAGAATGGCAAGACCCGTATAGAACCGATCGAGAAATATGGCATCAAACTGTTGTCTATCGGCTTCTTTACTGATCCTAACCAGCCAGTGCCATGGCGCGGGCCAATGGTATCCACAGCGGTGAAACAACTGTTCAACGATGCCGAGTGGGGCGATCTGGATTACCTGGTAGTGGATCTGCCGCCGGGCACAGGCGATATTCATATCACCGTTACCCAAAGCTTTCCGATCACCGGTGCCGTGATCGTGACCACACCGCAGAACGTGGCCCTGGCCGATGCAAAAAAGGGTGTAGGTATGCTTATGATGGACAGCATTAACGTGCCTATACTGGGCGTGATCGAGAACATGAGCTACTTTACCCCGGCCGAACTGCCTGACAATAAGTATCACATATTTGGACAAGGCGGAGGCCTGGCCCTGGCCGAACTGGTAGGCGCACCATTTTTAGGTGAATTGCCATTAGTGCGCAGCGTGAGCGAAAGCGGCGATGCAGGCAAGCCGGTGGTACTTACCGATGAAGGTGTGATGCACAAGGCCTTTGTACATATTGCTGAGCGTGTTGCTCAGCAGATCGCGATCAACAACGCACGCGCCACCAATTACGCCGACGTGACGGATCGCTAA